In Sphingomonas panacisoli, one genomic interval encodes:
- the tldD gene encoding metalloprotease TldD, whose amino-acid sequence MTSPTDPRQFLYRDQLSPDEAQALTAQALGEADDGELYLQYARSEAFGFDDGRLKTASYDTHSGFGLRAVSGETTAFAHANEISAPAIKRAAETMALIDPATGPKAAPPGRTNRHLYTDTDPLDLVPFADKVNLCQTIDAAARARDPRVAQVSVSLSGSWNVVEIVRADGFVATDVRPLVRLNVSIVAEVNGRRETGMFGIGGRYLYGSLFEEATWQRAIDEALAQALVNLESVAAPAGEMTVLLGPGWPGILLHEAIGHGLEGDFNRKGTSAFSGKIGQRVAAPGVTVVDDGSITDRRGSLSIDDEGTPTSETVLIEDGILKGYMQDRLNARLMGVAPTGNGRRESFAHAPMPRMTNTFMKGGKDDPAELMSRVKRGIFAKAFGGGQVDIVSGKFVFSCTEAYLIEDGKLAAPIKGATLIGDGPTSLTKVTGIGNDFALDEGIGMCGKGGQSVPAGVGQPTLLLEGLTVGGTAV is encoded by the coding sequence ATGACCAGCCCGACCGATCCCCGCCAGTTCCTGTATCGTGACCAATTGTCGCCCGACGAAGCGCAGGCGCTGACCGCGCAAGCGCTCGGCGAGGCCGACGATGGTGAGCTGTATCTTCAATATGCACGGTCGGAGGCGTTCGGGTTCGACGACGGGCGGTTGAAGACCGCGAGCTACGACACGCATTCGGGGTTCGGCCTGCGCGCCGTGTCGGGCGAGACGACGGCTTTCGCGCACGCCAACGAGATCAGCGCGCCGGCGATCAAGCGCGCCGCCGAGACGATGGCGCTAATCGACCCCGCTACGGGTCCGAAGGCGGCGCCTCCGGGCCGCACGAACCGCCATCTCTATACCGACACCGACCCGCTCGACCTGGTGCCGTTCGCCGACAAGGTGAATTTGTGCCAGACGATCGACGCCGCCGCCCGCGCGCGCGACCCGCGCGTCGCGCAGGTTTCGGTCAGCCTCTCGGGGTCGTGGAACGTCGTCGAGATCGTCCGCGCCGACGGCTTCGTCGCGACCGACGTGCGGCCGCTGGTCCGCCTGAACGTCTCGATCGTCGCCGAGGTCAACGGCCGCCGCGAGACCGGTATGTTCGGGATCGGCGGGCGCTATCTCTACGGTTCGCTGTTCGAGGAAGCGACGTGGCAGCGCGCGATCGACGAGGCGCTGGCGCAAGCGCTGGTCAACCTCGAGTCGGTCGCCGCGCCGGCCGGCGAGATGACCGTGCTGCTCGGGCCGGGCTGGCCGGGCATCCTGCTCCACGAGGCGATCGGGCACGGGCTGGAGGGCGACTTCAACCGCAAGGGCACGTCGGCATTCTCGGGCAAGATCGGCCAGCGCGTCGCGGCGCCGGGTGTCACGGTGGTCGATGACGGGTCGATCACCGACCGTCGCGGCTCACTATCGATCGACGACGAAGGCACGCCGACCAGCGAGACCGTGCTGATCGAGGACGGCATCCTGAAGGGCTATATGCAGGACCGGCTCAACGCGCGACTGATGGGCGTCGCGCCGACCGGCAACGGCCGCCGCGAGTCGTTCGCGCACGCGCCGATGCCGCGCATGACCAACACCTTCATGAAGGGTGGCAAGGACGATCCGGCCGAGTTGATGAGCCGGGTGAAGCGCGGCATCTTCGCCAAGGCATTCGGCGGCGGGCAAGTCGATATCGTCAGCGGCAAGTTCGTGTTCAGCTGCACTGAGGCGTATTTGATCGAGGACGGCAAGCTGGCCGCGCCGATCAAGGGCGCGACGCTGATCGGCGACGGGCCGACGAGTCTGACCAAGGTGACCGGCATCGGCAACGACTTCGCGCTCGACGAAGGGATCGGCATGTGCGGCAAGGGCGGGCAGAGCGTGCCGGCGGGCGTGGGCCAGCCGACGTTGTTGCTCGAGGGGCTGACCGTGGGCGGCACCGCGGTCTAG
- a CDS encoding zinc-finger domain-containing protein yields MLPPPETIRVSHARVACDGATDIPGGAALGHPRVFLQIDEEGYVDCGYCDRRFVLIGGAADGADQSSLPDHPAGASV; encoded by the coding sequence ATGTTGCCGCCGCCCGAAACCATCCGCGTCTCCCATGCCCGCGTCGCCTGCGACGGGGCGACCGACATTCCCGGCGGCGCGGCGCTCGGCCATCCGCGCGTGTTCCTGCAGATCGACGAGGAAGGCTATGTCGATTGCGGTTATTGCGACCGGCGCTTCGTCCTGATCGGCGGCGCGGCCGACGGGGCGGACCAGAGCAGCCTGCCCGACCATCCGGCTGGCGCGAGCGTCTAA
- the arr gene encoding NAD(+)--rifampin ADP-ribosyltransferase, producing the protein MTYARDAKPPFYHGTRADLSPGDLLVAGRPSNFADDWAASWIYFAATLEAAVWGAELARGEGRERIYLVEPTGPFEDDPNLTDKKFPGNITASYRSRDALRVLGEVAEWQGHPPEQIAAMKDGIASKRGEIID; encoded by the coding sequence ATGACTTACGCCAGGGATGCCAAGCCGCCCTTCTATCACGGCACCCGCGCCGATCTGTCGCCGGGCGACTTGCTCGTCGCCGGGCGCCCGTCCAATTTCGCCGACGATTGGGCGGCGTCGTGGATCTACTTCGCCGCCACGCTGGAGGCGGCGGTGTGGGGCGCCGAACTCGCGCGGGGCGAAGGACGCGAGCGCATCTATCTGGTCGAGCCGACCGGCCCGTTCGAGGACGATCCGAACCTGACCGACAAGAAGTTCCCCGGCAACATCACCGCCTCCTACCGATCGCGCGATGCGCTGCGGGTCTTGGGCGAAGTCGCCGAATGGCAGGGGCACCCGCCCGAGCAGATCGCGGCGATGAAGGACGGTATCGCGTCCAAGCGCGGCGAGATCATCGATTGA
- a CDS encoding 2'-5' RNA ligase family protein, translating into MRARNPLYIMAKPPPDVQARIVALPRNDPKRGSDLLHVTLMKLFDLHHAPAEWLPQVIAALDGFDGAAFPLHFDRIENHKAVTLRTRDPLPEARAFQAALVRHLLERKAPMMLGTTPEPHVTINYHGDRLRGGKTDRIGWTVTEILLVESVVGKATHVEHGRWPLRVEGDVE; encoded by the coding sequence ATGCGCGCCCGCAACCCGCTCTACATCATGGCCAAGCCGCCGCCCGATGTGCAGGCGCGGATCGTGGCGCTCCCCCGCAACGACCCCAAGCGCGGGTCGGACCTGCTCCACGTCACGCTGATGAAGCTGTTCGACCTCCATCACGCGCCGGCCGAGTGGCTGCCGCAAGTGATCGCCGCGCTGGACGGTTTCGACGGGGCCGCGTTCCCGCTCCATTTCGACCGGATCGAAAATCACAAAGCGGTGACGCTGCGCACCCGCGATCCCCTCCCCGAAGCGCGCGCGTTCCAGGCGGCGCTCGTCCGCCATCTGCTCGAACGCAAGGCGCCGATGATGCTCGGCACCACCCCCGAACCGCATGTGACGATCAACTATCACGGCGACCGCCTGCGCGGCGGCAAGACCGATCGGATCGGCTGGACGGTGACCGAGATCCTGCTGGTCGAAAGCGTGGTCGGCAAGGCGACGCATGTCGAGCACGGTCGCTGGCCGCTGCGCGTCGAAGGGGACGTCGAATGA